The following is a genomic window from Ghiorsea bivora.
AACATATAAATATCAGGCGTGCATTGCGCATCAAAAGCCTTAGCAACCTCTTGTGTTTCATCTGCAAGATATGGAAAGTCAATATTCCATTCATCTAATTTCTTACGCATAGCGTCCACATTATCTTCTGGGAAACCAGGATGAATATTAGGATTAATTGCTATCGTATTGATACCCATTGCCTTTAATGTTGCCGCATGACGCACCAAACGTGGCCAAACTGCAATGGCATAAGGGCAATGGTTACATGTAAATGCTACCACCAAGCCGTGTTCTCCAATTTGCTCTTTTAAAGCGTGTGCCACACCTTTAGAATCATTCAGCGTAAAATCAGGAAGTGTAAACTCTCCCTTATAAATTGATGCTACCAATGCCATAAACCAAACTCCCAAAATACATATGTTAGCCTGCAATCATGGAAGAAAAAACACAGCAAATCAAGCGTGTTATTCCAATGATGAAAAACTGGCATCATACCTGCTGGTAAATCATTTAGGTGACCCACACAGCGGAACGCACCATAAAAACACAAGCAATAAACAGCCACAATGCGAGGTACCCATTGTCTGAAAAAGATCATATGATTGATGAACTACTGGATGGATTGGACACCATTCGCCCTACCCTGCTTGCCAGCAAAGAAAAAAATGGCGAATTACGCAGTTTACTCAGGCGCATGCTTTCCTTATTGGAAGCTTTGCAACACATGCCGCACATCGAACCTTCCCTTTATGCCAAAGTCATCATGATGTTAACCCCTTTGGTAGATGCCGAACATGGTGTTTTACTCAAACATTTACAACATGAACACGCCGACACACAAACATGGCAACAACTTGAACAACATTTAAAAACTCGGCAACAACTCATCAAAACCGCGCAGCAAGATTTACCTAGCGTACAACTTATGCTACGCCGAAGCTGCAATTTATTGGGTAAACCATACCCAGATACAGCTGAGCTCAAACAAAACTTAAACCTATTTGAGCAATACCTTAGAGAATATTTGCAACACCATGCGAAACTTCGTTTGGGTTTCACATCGGTTACAGCAGCACTCAAAGATTCCGTCAAAGCCATGGATCATGTATTGCATGATATTGGTGATGAATCACCCGAGCTCAAACAAGCCCAACAAGTTTTAGAGCAGAAGCTACCCGAAGACCCCGCCCAAGCCCAAGCCCTACTCAAACATGCCGCACAAAATATTCGCCAAGCCAGTAAAAAGCTCAGCAACGCTAGCCATAAAGTCAAAGCTACCATGTCTGCACAAATCCAACAAATGGATGCCTTATCCCAGCGCTTAAAACAAGCTGAAGCACAAGCGAGAAATGACCCACTTACAGGTTTAGCCAACCGCAGAAAACTACGCGAGTATTTTCAAACCTTACCCCAAGACGTACCCAGTTTATTTCTCATGCTTGATATTGACCACTTCAAAAAAATTAACGATACCCATGGTCATGATGCTGGCGATGAAGTATTGATTAAAGTTGCAGACTTACTCAAACAATCTGTACGCAGCACAGATATGGTTGCCCGCTTGGGTGGTGAAGAATTTTGTATCATCTTGGCCAACACTACAACCAAACAAGGCATCAAATTGGCAGAAAATATTCGTAAAACTATTGAAACAACAACATTCTCAGGCCCACATGGGGAGATTCAAATAACCATGAGTATCGGCGTTGCAGAACGTCAGCTTGATGAAGCCATCAACCACTGGTTAAAACGCGCTGACCAAGCCCTTTATCATGCTAAAAACAATGGTCGAAACCAAGTTACAACCACAGCTTTACCTATGGCTAAGATAACAAATAAACAAGAAGGGTTGAATTCAGTCAGCTAGCCCCCTATAACATAGGTCTATGGCACAATTTTCTTCCTCATTCCTCGATGAACTCATTTCTCGTACTGACTTGGTTGAGGTGATTGCTCGCCATGTTGAGCTAAAACCATCAGGCTCGAATAATATGGTTGGTTTGTGTCCTTTTCACCATGAAAAGACCCCCTCTTTTTCTGTATCTGTTGATAAACAAATGTATTACTGTTTTGGTTGCGGCAAGGGAGGAAATGCTTATCGTTTTTTAATGGAACACGATGGTTACCCCTTCCCCGAAGCCGTTGAATACCTAGCCAACAAAGCTGGCATGCCCATGCCTGAAGCTCGTACCGTTAACCCTAAAGAAGAGGCACGCAAAAAACAGGCCTATCATTTGCTTGACCAAGTTGCATCTGTTTTTTCACGCACACTACAGGCAGACGAAGGCAAACAAGCCAAAGCATACTTTGCCCAACGCAAACTTCCCGATAGCATTATTCAACGCTACCAGTTGGGGTTTGCACCTGCAGGTTATGGTTTTATGCAGCGCTGTTTTGGCTCTGAAACACATACTTTACAACAATTAGAAAGCATTGGTTTACTGGTGAAAAATGAGCGGGGTTATGCCGACCGCTTCCGTGGGCGGGTGATGTTTCCTATCCGTAATAAACGCGGGCAAGTGGTCGGTTTTGGTGGGCGTATTATGGGAGATGGCGAGCCAAAATATTTAAACTCACCTGAAACAGATTTTTATCATAAATCCGACTTACTCTATGCCTATTCCGAACACCGCGAATCCATTCGCAAACATAAAATGCTTGTGGTCGTTGAAGGTTATATGGATGTATTGGCTATGGCAGCCTTTGACTTACCCTATGCCTTAGCACCTTTA
Proteins encoded in this region:
- a CDS encoding thioredoxin family protein, whose translation is MALVASIYKGEFTLPDFTLNDSKGVAHALKEQIGEHGLVVAFTCNHCPYAIAVWPRLVRHAATLKAMGINTIAINPNIHPGFPEDNVDAMRKKLDEWNIDFPYLADETQEVAKAFDAQCTPDIYMFDKNGELYYHGRIDDYWKDERKVTQEELLPAAEALVAGKPAPQPQHPTIGCSIKWLD
- a CDS encoding GGDEF domain-containing protein, which encodes MSEKDHMIDELLDGLDTIRPTLLASKEKNGELRSLLRRMLSLLEALQHMPHIEPSLYAKVIMMLTPLVDAEHGVLLKHLQHEHADTQTWQQLEQHLKTRQQLIKTAQQDLPSVQLMLRRSCNLLGKPYPDTAELKQNLNLFEQYLREYLQHHAKLRLGFTSVTAALKDSVKAMDHVLHDIGDESPELKQAQQVLEQKLPEDPAQAQALLKHAAQNIRQASKKLSNASHKVKATMSAQIQQMDALSQRLKQAEAQARNDPLTGLANRRKLREYFQTLPQDVPSLFLMLDIDHFKKINDTHGHDAGDEVLIKVADLLKQSVRSTDMVARLGGEEFCIILANTTTKQGIKLAENIRKTIETTTFSGPHGEIQITMSIGVAERQLDEAINHWLKRADQALYHAKNNGRNQVTTTALPMAKITNKQEGLNSVS